GCAGTAAAAGTCAAATGCTGAAAACAATGATAAAAAGAACACCAGAAACGTAAGaggaaaccaaaataaaatgaaggcAACAAGTTTGCGGTCAGAAGAGTACTACACCTGAAGATCTTGAATAGTTCATCAATCTCGGAATCTCCAGGAAATAATGGCCGCTGATTCACCATCTCAGCAAATATACAGCCTACTGACCACACATCAACAGGAGTAGAGTAATGGCGGGACCCAAGAAGTATTTCTGGTGCTCTGTACCACAGGGTAACCACCTAGAGATAACGACTATTTTAGAAGCCAGGCCAATGTCAATGTGACTATGTACTGAATATCGAGCATACAGGTAATTAGCCAAGCACTATTTTCCTAAAACATTTACGGCATATCTGACTAGAAACCAAGTCACTGGTGCTCAAAAGGGATCTAAAACTGCATTACAGACCCTGCAGCAATGGAAATCCTGCAATGTGATGCAAGGAAAACTAGTTGATGCAACTAACTAATTCCAGTTGCTCAGACTATCTTTTCCTATTTCCAGCATTAGACTTGTTCTTGACAGAAGTAAAACCAAAATGATTGTCCAGCAGAAACACAGCAAAGAAAGGAGGTCTCCCGGCAAAttgatattttcttctttttgggACTTCTAATAATTATAGCTTATATAAGAGGAAAATGTAAGATCACTTTTGAAAACTTGATCAACTATAAAAGCCTAGCAAAAGATGGCAGCCATCAAGCATTATTACAGAGTGAACAGCCAAAAACCTCAAACTTGGTGATTGTTGATACCTCATGTGTGAATGTTCTGACAGGAATACCAAATGCTCGGGCCAGTCCAAAATCAGCAAGCTTTAGTGCATTAGTACGAGGATCTATCAGCAGATTTTGTGGTTTTAGATCTCGGTGAAGAACCCTATGAGAGTGACAATAAGCAATGCCACGGAGAATTTGATAAAGGAATGTCTGCAAAATCATCAAATTGCAACATTATTACTAggaataatattattatcacaCAACCAAGGTCAACCAATGACTGATAATAGCAAGGTCTTTGTGCACTCAGATAAATATGTAAACCTAGAAtagaataattaatatgataaagAAAGGGATTGTGCAATTAGACATTTCCTGAAAAGAAGATTCAACAGCACTACATTTCTTCCTTGTTAAGCTCAAATTTTTATCCAACAACATGACAGATCTAAGATGGCCTACTCTCTAGCTTCCGCCAGACACTTGAATGAGAAGATTACCAACAAAAGAACAACAATTCCTCACACTTAAGAGAACATTTGTAAACCATCTCTTCTCTACTATAAACAATGTAGAAACCTACATTAACCATTATATTAATTCTTCGGAaaatagggtgttacattataaAACAGTTAAATTTCAAATAGACAGAAGAAAAATATGACTCACTTTTATTATTCGTGGATCTTTCCCGAATTCTGGACATGAATCCATGTGCTTCTTCAAATCCAAGTCCAAATATtcaaaaaccaaatataaaCGCTTCTCACTGTGCACTACATCCTGCAACCTGTCACCCGAAGATCAATCAGAGAAGCTTACAGCCAGTCTACACAAGAAAAACGAAGTTGGAAAATGGTCCAAAATATGAGCAGATTAGACCTTGGTTTCAAAACTTTCAGATCCATAAAAGCCAATACATTGGCTTAATTCAACCAATCTAAGTACGGCAAATACCATTAACATCTTCCTGCTTCCCGAAAAAGTGGtgttttttctaatattttattttttgccttTTACCCTTCCTTTCTGTCGATAGATCATACAAGTTTACAATATAGATCCACATCGTTTTATATTGAAGTAAGTATTCAAAAAAATGCATGAGGTAAATACCTAGTAATTGAAGAGCAACACAAGCAGGAAGCAATATAGGTCTAAACTAGTGAGTGGAGAAACAGCAATGTGATTATAGGTAACGGGCAGTTATATTGTTCAGTGCAGCATACCTAACGATATTTCCATGCTGCATTTCCTTCAAGAGAGAAATTTCTCTAATAGCAGTGCTAGGTACACCCTCATCTTCCTGCTCCAAGCGAATCTTTTTCAAAGCAATCGTTTCATTGGTGATGCGATCACGAGCCTTATAAACAACGCCATAAGTCCCTTCACCAATCTTTTCAACTTTCTCGTactgaaaaattgaaaaaaggaaAGGATAAGGAGCACAATAAGAGGTACACTGAAACAACAAGGGTTGATTCACAAACCTGGTCCATGCGGTCTAGAGCACATCAAATGTTGGGTCTGTTGCTCAAGAACTGCAGAAAGTCGAGGTTACAAGGGGAAAAGCTAAAAGTAagaggaaaaagggaaaatagatAATTGGGGTGGATTCATCTCAAACATTAATCCAAAACAGAATAATCTGCATTGACAGTAATCTTCAACATGGAAGGGAAAGATGAAGAAAGCGGAATCGAAGGATTGCAGTTGCAgttaaggtttaaagtttgaagcaagcaaattaatataaatcaaACCATCCATCCAAACAAGAAAATAGTAGAACAGCGCAATGAGGGAAAAGAGAAGTAAACCTCAGACGAAATGAAAGAAGGATTTCATTCGGACTCACTCACTCACCCACCCACCctaaaccttaacctaatttataTCCTACTATATTAGAATTAGAGTACGACTGTAAGAAAGAGTAAGAGTTGTTGCTCAAACAACACCAACCCTAAAAAAAAGCGAGATCCATTTGACTTCTTGATCCCTTCTCGCGTTCTTCagttttcctttccttttctttctgcCCAAATGTTTCCTGTTCTAGCTGAGTCTTTGCCGATTATTATATCCAAGAGGATCGagactttaattaaatttatattttataattttttaaaatacaactaataaaatataaatttactaataatttaccaaaatatcaaGCTCACTCCCTCGCTAAAACCCCAAAACCCACTACCCATCATCACTTTATTCTCCATTCTCagtttagataatttttttcctttcatccAAATTTTCCATCAACAATTACAACATGTTTTGTTtggtgtattggcatagccatTACACCCCTAATCGTGGGCCCCACTTAATACATTGTTTGGTTGGATGTATTAGCCTAATACGGGTCTATTACATTACTGATGTAATCCCCAAAATTCACTGATTCCTAATCCTTTTCTTGCGCACAGTTTAGGTCCGGATTCAGTTTTGgtccctgttttaccctccgaTTCACGCTTCTGTCTTACCCAAAATCCACTGTCTTCTGATTTTTTCTTCTACCTTTCTTCTCCACTCTCCTCGCcatcttctccttctcttttttaCCTCTCTTTGGCATCACAACTGGACTTCGAACACCGATCAGAAAGCAGCCTCCATCTCACGTTTTTCGTTCCTCTCCATCGGTGAAACTGTGTTCTGTCCATTGGATCCAGTAAGGAAGATACaacctttattattattttttttgcagATTTGCTCTCTCTATCTATATTTTTTGTTGAGATTGGGTTAGTTTTTTagattgttttcttcttcttcaccgTTTCTtattctctcaaaattctttttttctttaatttcgcAAGCATAGTAACATAATTGGTGAGGGATCGAGGGCAAAACAAAGCAACGCACCTCAATCCTATAATACAATAATGCAATGTGGGGAAAGAGGAAATGATTTACGAGAGTCGGTGCCATTTTGCATATCTAATTAGTGGGTAAgctttctttggtttttttCAACAATATCGAAGAGTTTTGTCCACGCAGAAAACTCGCGATATTGTGGATTGGGTTCGCATGTTATTAACTTTGACTTATAATTGCTCTTTGTTTGAAGTTGTGGAATTTTAATGGAGTAATAACTTTGGATTGTTTTCTAACCTTGCTGCTGTTGGCCAAACCTGCTTAAGTCCATTTATATTGTGTAAATTGCTCTCTGTTTGTTCTATGAAATTGTCTTGCTATTTGCAGAGATtgattatctatttaattttacattcttttattgtttttctacttctttttgaataattttattttctattttccgtGTTTGTTTTATTAGCATCTAACTCAGCCATCTGACCAGCTCTAAGGACAACTTTGGTTTTACCTATCTGCCATGCAAGTTCTGTTAAACAAAGAGTAGTAAACAAATTACAAATCCACTGATAAATGAACACTGATTGTTGTGTATGAATGATCACACAAAATCTTTAATCATGGAGCATAAAAAATATGTTCTAATAACATACTGGCAAAGGTATTGTCCAATGCAGgactttcatttgattttatgaTAAAGCTGAGAGTAGATGATGTTCTAATATCTGATCtatgatttgaatgttgttTTCATTCTTTCATGCTATTCGAGCAAGTATTGTTCTCAATTTGACGACTTACTATCTTTAAATGCTTCGACAAGATCATCAATGATTAATCAAATTTCGCAAGATAACAAGCGtatttagtttcaaattttcttacCGAAAGCTTCAGAGACCTTTCTCTCTAGGTTTggctatttttgttttgtttgggtTAAGGGTGTAAACCATGATGGATGATATGACCTGTATATTTTCCTGTGTTATGGTGGAGATTATGTTTCTCAGACTAATGCCAGATATGCATTCTTGTTAAACTATCTCTTGGGAAAAAAATGATTTGTGTGGTCCAATGCAGATAGAAGGGAATAATACGAATGCCAATGATGCAATCATGCTCGACAAGGATGATTATGTATCTGAAACAAATGCCACAAACATTGTAAGACTAGGATTCCCCCCTAATAGCTTAGATCTGTATATGAATTGGGGGTTTGGGGAACATTAAGACTGAGTATGGTATCGATATGCATCAATAATCTTCATCTTTGTTCTTGgttattttctattgtttttacCAAAAATGGAAAACTGCAAAAAAACCGTAGTTTGCCATTCATCTCGATAACTGATAACATTGACGGTGTGGAATGTTAAAATGCATTTAGTTGGTTATAGAAGGAAAAGCTTTTTTTCTAATGCATATACTTTGAAAGTTGAAAATCTCTAACTGAAACATTCTTATGTTTTACGTTGTAGTTCTTGGTCAAGAAAGGCCGTGTTTTAACCCCTCATGCTGATTATTGTCTTCTTGGGATTACTCGAGCAACTGTAAGTTTCTTAAACATTCATTTCAGCTGTAATTTATATTTAGGCTCGTAAATATCAGAACTTCCTGGTCTCAAGCAGACAATTTTGTCATGAGAATTTCAACTATTTCATTTGTacttttatattgtttcattgGCACTGATATGCCTTTCATGCCGTTTGGATTGCAGATTATGGAGCTTGTTGTAAATGAAAAATTTGAGCTAGTGGAACGAAGAATTAGCTTATCTGAGTTCCATGCAGCAGATGAGGTATCCTGTTGTTTTTCTATCGAAAGCATTTATATGGAATACTTCTGAAATTCTAAAGTAACTGCATATAATTGATGAAGTTCCTTTGAACCATATGAAAAGGCCTTATTTGCTTCTATcctatgttatattttaaagttcATTGTCTCGAGACAAGTGTTAATTATGGTAGCTAGCCCAGTaaacttcatatatatatttttctgagTTAGTAACCTTCATATCAAATGGAAGATGTTTGGGTTGTTTCTATTAATCATATTGTTCAACTCAAGAACATGGCCACAATAAAAACAGGAACATGGCCTTAATAAAAATAGGAACATGGCCTTCATTTGTCCAATCAGCCTGaagctaaaagaaaaagggtgTTTGATTTGTTGGTTTTTAGTGGCATGACAGAACATGGCCTTAATAGTGTTGAAAATGTGGAAATTTGAGTCCACATATTGCTGTGCCGCCCCCACTTaagcaataaaattttattgttgctGTAGTAGTTTGTATTGATGATCTTTTTCCAGTTTCATGTTGTCCCTGAATTGTTCTCAAGTCATAGTTGCGTTGTCAATATATGCATTATTCTGAACACATCATTGAAATGTAAAACCATTACTTGTGTAATAGTTACATAagtcatatattattattctgaATTGTCACTGTTGTTCCAGTAAATTAATGTTCTATGTGGAATTTTGTAGGTATTGGACTGTTAGCTACCGATTTGCTCCAGACATAAATCGCTGGCAAGTCAAGTCAGTAGTTGCAATTCAAGAGGTTTGGTAACTTATCCAACCTtctaaactaaagaaaattgtAAGACTTCAAAATCAAATACAGAGAAACACAAGAAAACACATACATGCCGATTTTTACATATGGTTGTGGATGTGTTTGGTCATTGTAAATCATGCTTCCGAccttcatattatcatgaatgCATACGTTAGATTGCTAATGTTCACATGCAagttattttacccttattaCCATGTATGAATCGGTTGTCCAAAAAATGAACTTGCGTCTGAGTGGTGATGTACGAGAATATatgttctgttttttttttgtttactcCATAGTAATGTTTGGAGAGTTATATTTTGCAAGTGGTGATGTAGTAAGTTGATTTTTATtggtattgaaaattttgaatttgggatcaaatttcttaagttgatgtagttcaaaaattttaatcgaatttttaaaattggaacATTAGATATAAACAAGTAAAGaacttgattaaaaacaaatattccatatattaaaattggatCAGTAGATATAATacaatgaataaattgtaaggtggttaaaattgaatgaataaattagaaaaattttattaaaaataaaactaattaaatgtgtatattcatatacacataataattaaaaatattttaaataattaaaaatattattttaataatattacatatatatcgACTTTTGGCAACTACTTAAGTGACTATtctcttaattaaaaatatttttaaataattaaaaatatattatttaagcaTAGCCATGTTCAAGATTTACTACAACCATGTATATTTTAAGTGACTATTCTCTTAAACCGCATTTGTAGCTAACACATTCCCATTTTCATCGTTCATGTTGccttttattgattaaaatacCAACACCATTGATagttcattattaaattatatataatattaattattttaaattatataaattcatataagaaaatttattatcaagaattttatgaaattatatatcattattaaattatatttaatattgattattttaaattatataaattcatataagaaaatttattatcaagaattttatgaaataatatattattattaaattataattaataataattattttaaattatacaaattcatataagaaaatttattagttataattattttaaattttattaaatcatatattttaattaaaatatatttaatattaattatttcaaattatattttatagtatcatatattatgatttgagtaaattcatataagaatattgattattaagaattttattaaattatatattttaattataatatatttaataataattatgttaaaatatgattaaattatttattattgatattaataatcttattaaaatttaaataacaataacaataatcatttacccaaacaaatttatgctaagggtattctagtcattttagttttttccattatgctattacacctctattccattcaaccaaacacaagattactattacgcctctattccattacattcaaccaaacagttgatttgctattacacctctattccattacacctctattccattacgcctctaatccaacacagcgaaccaaacgtgctcttATTCTTAAAATTGCTtcattctaatattttttattttatttaaaatgataaaacatttatccttcaatttttttctagttgttatgcttagaattttttaattccaaattcaCAAAGAGCAATCAGTCATAGTTTTCTTTTCTGCCTTAAAAGACCAAACAAtaacaaagataaaaaaagataCAAGTtacttacttaaaattttaagtagaTTCGACTCTTTTTTAGTTATTCCTGTAGATGAattgttgtttcttttctttgtattttgtTTGAGTGTTTGAGATTGAGATGATTGAGTCtctttttttaaagataaatgttataaaattttgtttttttttctgccATGACTTACTTGATGCAATGTTCAGATTAAAGCGTTGTTGTGTTGGATGATAACTTGGGATATGTTAATCTATcttctttgtttaattttggagTTTTAGATGATTTTATGCAGGTGTAAATTGGGTAAAAGAAAGAACTTTATTCTAGGAATCATCGAATAACCCATTCAAAGATGGGTATGCTGAATGGTGATTACGAGACTTTTCGACTTAGTCCCTGATTAGGCCATTCAACCAACCAAATGCTTGCTTCACTGTGACAGGTTGAATACACCCGGAATGGCTTAGCCATTCAAGTGAACCAAACAACACGTTAATAATTTATGGAAAACAAGTTTAGGTTAATATAAGGTTTAGctaataatttatgtaattagtgtcaaaagaaaagaaataatcaagCCAATGAGTCTTTAGCTCTAGGGGTAAAGGTGGAAGTTCTAGATCAACTCAGGTTTGAGACCCAGTATGcgcaattatatatttagacCTTCGAATTCCATCATGTGTAGTGGAAGA
This genomic stretch from Gossypium raimondii isolate GPD5lz chromosome 6, ASM2569854v1, whole genome shotgun sequence harbors:
- the LOC105773253 gene encoding cell division control protein 2 homolog A isoform X2; protein product: MDQYEKVEKIGEGTYGVVYKARDRITNETIALKKIRLEQEDEGVPSTAIREISLLKEMQHGNIVRLQDVVHSEKRLYLVFEYLDLDLKKHMDSCPEFGKDPRIIKTFLYQILRGIAYCHSHRVLHRDLKPQNLLIDPRTNALKLADFGLARAFGIPVRTFTHEVVTLWYRAPEILLGSRHYSTPVDVWSVGCIFAEMVNQRPLFPGDSEIDELFKIFRILGTPNEDTWPGVTSLPDFKSAFPKWPAKNLATVVPNLESAGIDLLSKMLCMDPSKRITARSALEHEYLKDIGFVP
- the LOC105773253 gene encoding cell division control protein 2 homolog 1 isoform X3; the protein is MDQYEKVEKIGEGTYGVVYKARDRITNETIALKKIRLEQEDEGVPSTAIREISLLKEMQHGNIVRLQDVVHSEKRLYLVFEYLDLDLKKHMDSCPEFGKDPRIIKTFLYQILRGIAYCHSHRVLHRDLKPQNLLIDPRTNALKLADFGLARAFGIPVRTFTHEVVTLWYRAPEILLGSRHYSTPVDVWSVGCIFAEMVNQRPLFPGDSEIDELFKIFRKCCAWIQAKELRLEVLLSMNT
- the LOC105773253 gene encoding cell division control protein 2 homolog A isoform X1, with amino-acid sequence MDQYEKVEKIGEGTYGVVYKARDRITNETIALKKIRLEQEDEGVPSTAIREISLLKEMQHGNIVRLQDVVHSEKRLYLVFEYLDLDLKKHMDSCPEFGKDPRIIKTFLYQILRGIAYCHSHRVLHRDLKPQNLLIDPRTNALKLADFGLARAFGIPVRTFTHEVVTLWYRAPEILLGSRHYSTPVDVWSVGCIFAEMVNQRPLFPGDSEIDELFKIFRILGTPNEDTWPGVTSLPDFKSAFPKWPAKNLATVVPNLESAGIDLLSKMLCMDPSKRITARSALEHEYLKDIGYLGIMYSFQCLESD